A section of the Meles meles chromosome 8, mMelMel3.1 paternal haplotype, whole genome shotgun sequence genome encodes:
- the LOC123948776 gene encoding olfactory receptor 51G2-like codes for MFSCNTSTSGHSTFLLTGFPGLEASHHWVSIPINLICVVSILGNSFILLLIHTDPSLHEPMYIFLSMLAASDLGLCASTFPTMMWLFWLGARELPFDLCAAQMFFIHAFTYVESGVLLAMAFDRFVAIREPLHYATILTHSAMARVGAAILVRAVLLNLPGPILLRRLLFPQISELSHCYCLHCDLVGLACSDTQINSLVGLVSILLSLGLDSFLIMLSYALILRTVLGIASPGERLKALNTCVSHLCIVLIFYLPKLGLSVLHRVEKHSYPALAVLMANLHFLVPPFMNPIVYCIKSKQIRQGLLKRFQQKRVDISQKSRRTQKNKTSVGKPGSLGGGELVVES; via the coding sequence ATGTTCTCCTGCAACACCAGCACTTCTGGTCATTCTACATTCCTCCTCACTGGCTTTCCAGGCCTGGAAGCCTCTCATCATTGGGTTTCCATCCCCATCAACCTCATCTGTGTAGTTTCTATCCTGGGTAACAGTTTCATCCTTCTCCTGATCCACACAGATCCATCCTTACATGAACCCATGTACATCTTCCTATCCATGTTGGCAGCCTCTGATCTGGGACTTTGTGCCTCTACCTTCCCCACCATGATGTGGCTCTTCTGGCTGGGTGCTCGTGAGCTGCCCTTTGATCTCTGTGCAGCACAAATGTTCTTCATCCATGCCTTCACCTATGTGGAATCTGGTGTGCTGCTGGCCATGGCCTTTGATCGTTTTGTTGCCATCCGGGAACCTCTGCATTATGCCACAATTCTGACCCACTCAGCCATGGCCAGAGTGGGGGCTGCCATCCTGGTGAGGGCTGTCCTGCTCAACCTCCCAGGACCCATCCTCCTGCGGCGTCTGCTTTTTCCCCAGATCAGTGAACTCTCTCATTGTTACTGCCTACACTGTGACCTTGTGGGATTGGCCTGCTCAGACACCCAGATCAACAGCTTGGTTGGCCTGGTCTCTATCCTCTTGTCACTGGGCCTTGACTCCTTCCTCATCATGCTCTCATATGCCCTGATCCTACGAACAGTGCTGGGCATTGCATCACCTGGGGAAAGGCTCAAGGCACTCAACACATGTGTCTCACACCTCTGCATTGTTCTCATCTTTTATTTGCCCAAACTAGGGTTATCTGTGCTGCACCGAGTAGAGAAGCATAGCTATCCTGCTCTGGCAGTACTCATGGCCAACCTGCACTTTTTGGTCCCACCCTTCATGAACCCCATTGTTTACTGCATCAAGTCTAAGCAGATACGTCAGGGCCTCCTAAAGCGCTTCCAGCAGAAAAGGGTTGATATCTCCCAGAAGAGCAGAAGGACCCAGAAAAACAAGACCTCTGTGGGGAAACCTGGGTCATTGGGTGGGGGAGAATTAGTGGTGGAGAGTTAA